The following coding sequences lie in one Arachis ipaensis cultivar K30076 chromosome B03, Araip1.1, whole genome shotgun sequence genomic window:
- the LOC107630338 gene encoding uncharacterized protein LOC107630338 has translation MAMGPERSKALHNFSMPCLKWGHQRFLRCVKVSSTDDHHRRSSHPDPRFLASTKRKATATGDIDNIDAVRQKLMVDLKDAADKLKVSIFEEGTVANTTINNNHARPWNLRTRRAVCKSPPPTHREDQKHKNLDSIPEAMVVGVGIETPKKITDEKPKFSVSLSKAEIEQDFLVLLGTRPPRRPKKRPRIVQRQLDTLFPGLWLSEVSAESYKVPDVPE, from the exons ATGGCTATGGGGCCAGAAAGATCCAAGGCACTGCACAACTTCTCCATGCCCTGCTTGAAATGGGGACACCAGAGATTCCTCCGCTGCGTCAAAGTCTCCTCCACCGACGACCACCATCGCCGATCATCCCATCCCGACCCGCGGTTTCTCGCTTCCACCAAGCGCAAAGCCACAGCCACCGGCGACATCGACAACATCGATGCCGTCCGCCAGAAGCTCATGGTGGATCTCAAAGACGCCGCCGATAAGCTCAAAGTTTCAATCTTTGAGGAAGGTACCGTCGCCAACACCACCATCAACAACAACCACGCAAGGCCATGGAATCTCAGGACAAGAAGAGCTGTGTGCAAGTCGCCGCCGCCGACGCACCGTGAAGATCAAAAACACAAGAATCTTGATTCTATCCCTGAAgctatggtggttggtgtgggcATAGAGACCCCCAAAAAGATAACGGATGAAAAGCCCAAGTTTTCTGTTTCATTGTCCAAGGCAGAGATTGAACAAGATTTCTTGGTTTTGCTTGGGACCAGGCCTCCACGGAGGCCCAAGAAGAGGCCTAGAATTGTGCAGAGGCAACTTGAT ACCCTTTTTCCTGGATTGTGGCTCAGTGAGGTCAGTGCAGAATCTTACAAAGTCCCTGATGTCCCTGAATGA
- the LOC107630339 gene encoding zinc finger protein BRUTUS isoform X1, with protein sequence MTTPFSAGLKHLDGGGGLAVLSNSIDKVDSSSTSSSTALSGSVKCSKLVDSPILIFLFFHKAIRNELDALHRLAMAFATGNSSDIQPLSQRYHFLSSMYRHHSNAEDEVIFPALDIRVKNVAKTYSLEHKGENNLFDHLFELLNSSTHNDESFARELASCTGALQTSVSQHMAKEEEQVFPLLIEKFSLEEQASLVWQFLCSIPVNMMTEFLPWLSRSISPDERLDLQNCLIKIVPEEKLLQKVIFKWMEGRSSVNTVDSCVKHSQVQSSSSPSTGKRKYSGSTLDDSDAIGTHPIDEILLWHNAIRKELSEIAVETRKIQCSGDFTNLSSFNQRLQFIAEVCIFHSIAEDKVIFPAVDGELSFFQEHAEEESQFNDFRCLIEGIQSEGATSNSEVEFFSKLCSHADHIMETIERHFHNEEVQVLPLARKHFSFKRQCELLYQSLCMMPLKLIERVLPWLVGSLTAEETKMFLRNMQLAAPEMDSAIVTLFSGWACKARIEGLCLSSGASGCCPVQRLSDIEENIAWPSCACASASSVRDCLVLDKSDGNRKSFKRNLLETHNNGDITENPETENVQKQCFATRSCCVPGLGVNSNNLGLSSISTAKSLRSLSFNSSAPSLNSSLFVWETESSSSDVGSAQRPIDTIFSFHKAIRKDLEYLDVESGKLSNGDEIVLRQFSGRFRLLWGLYRAHSNAEDDIVFPALESKEALHNVSHSYMLDHKQEEQLFEDISCVLSELSMLHEALQMNHMPENLSESNFRTSDSKGSENIKKYNELATKLQGMCKSIRVTLDHHLFREECELWPLFGKHFTVEEQDKIVGRIIGTTGAEVLQSMLPWVTSALTHDEQNKMMDTWKQATKNTMFNEWLTECWKDSPAPITQIESSDHNTSRRGAEYQESLDHNDQMFKPGWKDIFRMNQNELESEIRKVYRDSTLDPRRKAYLVQNLMTSRWIAAQQKSLKAITEVASNGEQIEGQSPSFRNPDKHVYGCEHYKRNCKLRAACCGKLVTCRFCHDNVSDHSMDRKATSEMMCMRCLNIQPIGPKCMTPSCNELSMAKYYCNICKFFDDERNVYHCPFCNICRVGRGLGIDYFHCMKCNCCLGIRSQSHKCLEKGLEMNCPICCDDLFTSSAPVRALPCGHYMHSACFQAYTCSHYTCPICSKSLGDMAVYFGMLDALLATEELPEEYKDRCQDILCHDCDKKGTSRFHWLYHKCGFCGSYNTRVIKGEESNSSCSYS encoded by the exons ATGACGACGCCGTTTTCGGCGGGGCTGAAGCACTTGGATGGAGGCGGAGGACTGGCGGTGCTCTCCAATTCCATCGACAAGGTTGATTCGTCCTCCACTTCCTCCTCGACGGCGCTCAGTGGCAGCGTCAAGTGCTCTAAGCTGGTAGACTCGCCCATTTTgattttcttgttcttccacaaGGCGATTCGGAACGAGCTAGACGCGCTGCACCGTCTCGCCATGGCATTCGCCACCGGCAACTCCTCCGATATCCAGCCTCTCTCCCAGCGCTACCATTTCCTCAGCTCCATGTACAGGCACCACTCCAATGCCGAAGACGAG GTGATTTTTCCAGCCCTTGATATACGTGTGAAGAATGTTGCAAAGACATATTCTCTTGAACACAAAGGTGAAAACAATCTTTTTGATCATCTATTTGAGCTGCTAAATTCTTCCACCCACAACGATGAAAGTTTTGCTAGAGAGTTAGCATCCTGCACAGGAGCTTTGCAGACGTCAGTTAGTCAACACATGGCAAAGGAAGAGGAGCAG GTATTTCCTTTGCTTATTGAGAAGTTCTCTCTCGAGGAGCAGGCATCTTTAGTTTGGCAGTTTCTTTGCAGTATTCCCGTGAACATGATGACAGAATTTCTTCCATGGCTTTCAAGATCCATATCACCTGATGAACGACTGGATTTGCAGAATTGCTTAATCAAGATAGTGCCAGAGGAAAAGCTTCTTCAAAAG GTTATTTTCAAGTGGATGGAAGGGAGAAGCAGTGTTAACACAGTTGACAGTTGTGTAAAACATTCTCAAGTTCAATCTAGTAGTAGCCCATCAACTGGAAAACGGAAATATTCTGGATCTACCCTGGATGACTCTGATGCCATTGGAACACATCCTATAGATGAAATATTGCTCTGGCATAATGCAATTAGAAAAGAGCTAAGTGAGATAGCAGTGGAGACCAGAAAGATACAATGTTCAGGGGATTTTACAAATCTATCCTCTTTTAATCAAAGATTGCAGTTCATTGCCGAAGTTTGTATATTTCATAG TATTGCTGAGGACAAAGTTATTTTTCCAGCAGTAGATGGAGAATTGTCATTTTTTCAGGAGCATGCTGAAGAAGAAAGCCAGTTTAATGACTTCCGGTGTTTGATTGAAGGTATTCAAAGTGAAGGAGCAACATCTAATTCAGAAGTTGAATTCTTTTCAAAGTTATGCTCACATGCTGATCATATAATGGAAACCATAGAGAGACATTTCCATAATGAAGAAGTTCAG GTCCTTCCACTTGCAAGAAAGCACTTTAGCTTTAAAAGGCAATGCGAACTTCTGTATCAAAGCTTGTGCATGATGCCTCTGAAATTGATTGAGCGCGTCCTTCCATGGTTGGTAGGATCATTAACTGCAGAAGAAACAAAGATGTTTCTGAGAAACATGCAGTTGGCAG CTCCAGAAATGGATTCTGCTATAGTTACACTCTTCTCTGGGTGGGCTTGCAAGGCTCGTATTGAAGGTCTATGTTTGTCTTCTGGTGCGTCAGGTTGCTGTCCTGTTCAAAGACTTTCTGATATTGAAGAAAACATTGCTTGGCCATCCTGCGCTTGTGCTTCCGCATCATCTGTAAGAGATTGTTTAGTATTAGACAAATCAGATGGGAACAGAAAGTCATTCAAGCGAAACTTATTAGAAACCCACAACAATGGAGATATCACTGAAAATCCAGAGACTGAAAATGTCCAAAAACAATGTTTTGCTACTCGGTCTTGTTGTGTGCCAGGTTTAGGAGTAAACAGTAACAATTTGGGGCTGAGTTCTATTTCTACAGCCAAGTCCTTGCGGTCCTTGTCTTTCAACTCTTCTGCCCCATCTCTTAATTCCAGTCTTTTTGTATGGGAAACAGAAAGCAGCTCATCTGATGTTGGATCTGCACAAAGACCAATTGATACCATATTTAGTTTCCACAAAGCTATACGAAAAGACTTGGAGTATCTAGATGTTGAATCTGGAAAGCTGAGTAATGGTGATGAGATAGTTCTTCGGCAATTTAGTGGAAGATTTCGTCTTTTATGGGGCTTATATAGAGCTCATAGTAATGCAGAAGATGATATAGTATTTCCAGCATTGGAGTCAAAAGAGGCACTTCATAATGTGAGTCATTCATACATGCTGGACCATAAGCAGGAAGAACAATTATTTGAGGATATTTCCTGCGTTCTTTCTGAGCTTTCTATGCTTCACGAAGCCTTGCAGATGAACCATATGCCAGAGAACTTAAGTGAAAGTAATTTTAGAACATCTGATTCCAAGGGTAGTGAGAATATTAAAAAGTATAATGAACTCGCGACTAAGCTTCAAGGAATGTGCAAATCCATAAGGGTTACTCTGGATCATCATCTTTTCAGGGAGGAGTGTGAACTGTGGCCATTATTTGGGAAACATTTCACTGTAGAAGAACAGGACAAGATAGTGGGACGGATAATTGGAACAACTGGAGCTGAAGTTCTCCAATCAATGTTGCCATGGGTAACTTCCGCGCTTACTCATGATGAACAGAACAAAATGATGGACACATGGAAGCAGGCAACTAAAAACACTATGTTCAATGAATGGCTCACTGAATGCTGGAAAGATAGTCCAGCACCTATAACACAGATAGAATCATCAGATCATAACACTTCTCGAAGAG GTGCTGAATATCAAGAAAGCTTGGACCATAATGATCAAATGTTCAAGCCTGGTTGGAAAGACATATTCCGGATGAACCAGAATGAACTTGAGTCAGAGATCCGAAAGGTTTATCGTGATTCAACTCTTGATCCAAGGAGAAAGGCATACCTTGTGCAGAATCTGATGACAAG TCGTTGGATAGCTGCTCAGCAGAAATCACTGAAAGCCATAACTGAAGTAGCATCTAATGGTGAACAAATAGAAGGGCAGTCACCATCATTTCGGAACCCTGATAAACATGTGTATGGGTGTGAGCACTATAAGAGAAATTGTAAGCTACGAGCTGCATGTTGTGGCAAGTTAGTTACTTGCAGATTTTGTCATGACAATGTGAGCGATCACTCAATGGATAG AAAAGCAACATCAGAAATGATGTGTATGCGCTGCCTGAATATACAGCCGATAGGGCCTAAATGCATGACACCTTCATGTAACGAACTTTCAATGGCAAAATACTATTGCAACATATGCAAATTTTTTGATGATGAAAG GAATGTATATCATTGCCCATTTTGCAACATATGCCGTGTCGGACGAGGGCTTGGGATTGATTATTTCCATTGCATGAAATGCAATTGCTGCTTGGGCATAAGATCACAATCACATAAGTGCCTGGAAAAAGGCTTAGAAATGAATTGCCCAATTTGTTGTGATGATTTATTCACGTCAAGTGCTCCAGTTAGAGCTCTGCCTTGTGGCCATTATATGCATTCTGCTTGCTTTCAG GCATACACTTGTAGTCACTACACATGTCCTATCTGCAGCAAGTCATTGGGAGATATGGCG GTTTATTTTGGCATGCTTGACGCATTATTGGCTACTGAGGAGCTTCCTGAAGAGTATAAGGACCGGTGTCAG GACATACTCTGCCATGACTGTGACAAAAAGGGCACTTCACGCTTCCATTGGTTATACCACAAATGTGGATTTTGTGGCTCTTACAATACCCGGGTTATTAAGGGTGAGGAATCAAATTCCAGCTGCTCTTACTCTTAG
- the LOC107630339 gene encoding zinc finger protein BRUTUS isoform X2, which translates to MAKEEEQVFPLLIEKFSLEEQASLVWQFLCSIPVNMMTEFLPWLSRSISPDERLDLQNCLIKIVPEEKLLQKVIFKWMEGRSSVNTVDSCVKHSQVQSSSSPSTGKRKYSGSTLDDSDAIGTHPIDEILLWHNAIRKELSEIAVETRKIQCSGDFTNLSSFNQRLQFIAEVCIFHSIAEDKVIFPAVDGELSFFQEHAEEESQFNDFRCLIEGIQSEGATSNSEVEFFSKLCSHADHIMETIERHFHNEEVQVLPLARKHFSFKRQCELLYQSLCMMPLKLIERVLPWLVGSLTAEETKMFLRNMQLAAPEMDSAIVTLFSGWACKARIEGLCLSSGASGCCPVQRLSDIEENIAWPSCACASASSVRDCLVLDKSDGNRKSFKRNLLETHNNGDITENPETENVQKQCFATRSCCVPGLGVNSNNLGLSSISTAKSLRSLSFNSSAPSLNSSLFVWETESSSSDVGSAQRPIDTIFSFHKAIRKDLEYLDVESGKLSNGDEIVLRQFSGRFRLLWGLYRAHSNAEDDIVFPALESKEALHNVSHSYMLDHKQEEQLFEDISCVLSELSMLHEALQMNHMPENLSESNFRTSDSKGSENIKKYNELATKLQGMCKSIRVTLDHHLFREECELWPLFGKHFTVEEQDKIVGRIIGTTGAEVLQSMLPWVTSALTHDEQNKMMDTWKQATKNTMFNEWLTECWKDSPAPITQIESSDHNTSRRGAEYQESLDHNDQMFKPGWKDIFRMNQNELESEIRKVYRDSTLDPRRKAYLVQNLMTSRWIAAQQKSLKAITEVASNGEQIEGQSPSFRNPDKHVYGCEHYKRNCKLRAACCGKLVTCRFCHDNVSDHSMDRKATSEMMCMRCLNIQPIGPKCMTPSCNELSMAKYYCNICKFFDDERNVYHCPFCNICRVGRGLGIDYFHCMKCNCCLGIRSQSHKCLEKGLEMNCPICCDDLFTSSAPVRALPCGHYMHSACFQAYTCSHYTCPICSKSLGDMAVYFGMLDALLATEELPEEYKDRCQDILCHDCDKKGTSRFHWLYHKCGFCGSYNTRVIKGEESNSSCSYS; encoded by the exons ATGGCAAAGGAAGAGGAGCAG GTATTTCCTTTGCTTATTGAGAAGTTCTCTCTCGAGGAGCAGGCATCTTTAGTTTGGCAGTTTCTTTGCAGTATTCCCGTGAACATGATGACAGAATTTCTTCCATGGCTTTCAAGATCCATATCACCTGATGAACGACTGGATTTGCAGAATTGCTTAATCAAGATAGTGCCAGAGGAAAAGCTTCTTCAAAAG GTTATTTTCAAGTGGATGGAAGGGAGAAGCAGTGTTAACACAGTTGACAGTTGTGTAAAACATTCTCAAGTTCAATCTAGTAGTAGCCCATCAACTGGAAAACGGAAATATTCTGGATCTACCCTGGATGACTCTGATGCCATTGGAACACATCCTATAGATGAAATATTGCTCTGGCATAATGCAATTAGAAAAGAGCTAAGTGAGATAGCAGTGGAGACCAGAAAGATACAATGTTCAGGGGATTTTACAAATCTATCCTCTTTTAATCAAAGATTGCAGTTCATTGCCGAAGTTTGTATATTTCATAG TATTGCTGAGGACAAAGTTATTTTTCCAGCAGTAGATGGAGAATTGTCATTTTTTCAGGAGCATGCTGAAGAAGAAAGCCAGTTTAATGACTTCCGGTGTTTGATTGAAGGTATTCAAAGTGAAGGAGCAACATCTAATTCAGAAGTTGAATTCTTTTCAAAGTTATGCTCACATGCTGATCATATAATGGAAACCATAGAGAGACATTTCCATAATGAAGAAGTTCAG GTCCTTCCACTTGCAAGAAAGCACTTTAGCTTTAAAAGGCAATGCGAACTTCTGTATCAAAGCTTGTGCATGATGCCTCTGAAATTGATTGAGCGCGTCCTTCCATGGTTGGTAGGATCATTAACTGCAGAAGAAACAAAGATGTTTCTGAGAAACATGCAGTTGGCAG CTCCAGAAATGGATTCTGCTATAGTTACACTCTTCTCTGGGTGGGCTTGCAAGGCTCGTATTGAAGGTCTATGTTTGTCTTCTGGTGCGTCAGGTTGCTGTCCTGTTCAAAGACTTTCTGATATTGAAGAAAACATTGCTTGGCCATCCTGCGCTTGTGCTTCCGCATCATCTGTAAGAGATTGTTTAGTATTAGACAAATCAGATGGGAACAGAAAGTCATTCAAGCGAAACTTATTAGAAACCCACAACAATGGAGATATCACTGAAAATCCAGAGACTGAAAATGTCCAAAAACAATGTTTTGCTACTCGGTCTTGTTGTGTGCCAGGTTTAGGAGTAAACAGTAACAATTTGGGGCTGAGTTCTATTTCTACAGCCAAGTCCTTGCGGTCCTTGTCTTTCAACTCTTCTGCCCCATCTCTTAATTCCAGTCTTTTTGTATGGGAAACAGAAAGCAGCTCATCTGATGTTGGATCTGCACAAAGACCAATTGATACCATATTTAGTTTCCACAAAGCTATACGAAAAGACTTGGAGTATCTAGATGTTGAATCTGGAAAGCTGAGTAATGGTGATGAGATAGTTCTTCGGCAATTTAGTGGAAGATTTCGTCTTTTATGGGGCTTATATAGAGCTCATAGTAATGCAGAAGATGATATAGTATTTCCAGCATTGGAGTCAAAAGAGGCACTTCATAATGTGAGTCATTCATACATGCTGGACCATAAGCAGGAAGAACAATTATTTGAGGATATTTCCTGCGTTCTTTCTGAGCTTTCTATGCTTCACGAAGCCTTGCAGATGAACCATATGCCAGAGAACTTAAGTGAAAGTAATTTTAGAACATCTGATTCCAAGGGTAGTGAGAATATTAAAAAGTATAATGAACTCGCGACTAAGCTTCAAGGAATGTGCAAATCCATAAGGGTTACTCTGGATCATCATCTTTTCAGGGAGGAGTGTGAACTGTGGCCATTATTTGGGAAACATTTCACTGTAGAAGAACAGGACAAGATAGTGGGACGGATAATTGGAACAACTGGAGCTGAAGTTCTCCAATCAATGTTGCCATGGGTAACTTCCGCGCTTACTCATGATGAACAGAACAAAATGATGGACACATGGAAGCAGGCAACTAAAAACACTATGTTCAATGAATGGCTCACTGAATGCTGGAAAGATAGTCCAGCACCTATAACACAGATAGAATCATCAGATCATAACACTTCTCGAAGAG GTGCTGAATATCAAGAAAGCTTGGACCATAATGATCAAATGTTCAAGCCTGGTTGGAAAGACATATTCCGGATGAACCAGAATGAACTTGAGTCAGAGATCCGAAAGGTTTATCGTGATTCAACTCTTGATCCAAGGAGAAAGGCATACCTTGTGCAGAATCTGATGACAAG TCGTTGGATAGCTGCTCAGCAGAAATCACTGAAAGCCATAACTGAAGTAGCATCTAATGGTGAACAAATAGAAGGGCAGTCACCATCATTTCGGAACCCTGATAAACATGTGTATGGGTGTGAGCACTATAAGAGAAATTGTAAGCTACGAGCTGCATGTTGTGGCAAGTTAGTTACTTGCAGATTTTGTCATGACAATGTGAGCGATCACTCAATGGATAG AAAAGCAACATCAGAAATGATGTGTATGCGCTGCCTGAATATACAGCCGATAGGGCCTAAATGCATGACACCTTCATGTAACGAACTTTCAATGGCAAAATACTATTGCAACATATGCAAATTTTTTGATGATGAAAG GAATGTATATCATTGCCCATTTTGCAACATATGCCGTGTCGGACGAGGGCTTGGGATTGATTATTTCCATTGCATGAAATGCAATTGCTGCTTGGGCATAAGATCACAATCACATAAGTGCCTGGAAAAAGGCTTAGAAATGAATTGCCCAATTTGTTGTGATGATTTATTCACGTCAAGTGCTCCAGTTAGAGCTCTGCCTTGTGGCCATTATATGCATTCTGCTTGCTTTCAG GCATACACTTGTAGTCACTACACATGTCCTATCTGCAGCAAGTCATTGGGAGATATGGCG GTTTATTTTGGCATGCTTGACGCATTATTGGCTACTGAGGAGCTTCCTGAAGAGTATAAGGACCGGTGTCAG GACATACTCTGCCATGACTGTGACAAAAAGGGCACTTCACGCTTCCATTGGTTATACCACAAATGTGGATTTTGTGGCTCTTACAATACCCGGGTTATTAAGGGTGAGGAATCAAATTCCAGCTGCTCTTACTCTTAG